In a single window of the Dryobates pubescens isolate bDryPub1 chromosome Z, bDryPub1.pri, whole genome shotgun sequence genome:
- the LOC104306301 gene encoding guanylyl cyclase-activating protein 1-like, with product MGNNGSSTVDDLQAVEIHHWYKKFMKECPSGQLTEHEFKQFFGLRGLDPEANEYIEQMFRTFDMNKDGYIDFMEYVAALSLVLRGKMEQKLRWYFKLYDVDGNGCIDRHELLNIIKAIRAINGGDHETSAEEFTNRVFNKIDVNGDGELSLEEFVEGAREDEEFMEVMMKSLDLQHIVTMINNRRHSV from the exons ATGGGGAACAACGGCAGCTCCACGGTGGATGATCTGCAGGCCGTGGAGATCCACCACTGGTACAAAAAGTTCATGAAGGAGTGTCCTTCTGGCCAGCTGACAGAGCATGAATTTAAACAGTTCTTTGGTCTCCGAGGGCTGGATCCAGAAGCCAATGAGTACATCGAGCAGATGTTCCGCACCTTCGATATGAACAAG GATGGATATATTGACTTCATGGAATATgtggctgccctcagcctggttCTCCGTGGGAAGATGGAGCAGAAGCTGCGGTGGTACTTCAAGCTCTATGATGTAGATGGCAACGGCTGCATCGATCGACACGAGCTGCTCAATATCATTAAG GCTATCCGAGCCATTAATGGTGGTGACCATGAAACTAGTGCAGAAGAGTTCACCAACAGAGTCTTCAACAAAATTGATGTCAATGGAGATG GTGAACTTTCCCTGGAGGAATTTGTGGAGGGAGCAAGGGAAGATGAGGAGTTCATGGAAGTGATGATGAAAAGTTTGGACCTGCAGCACATCGTGACCATGATCAACAACCGTCGGCACAGCGTGTAa
- the LOC104306307 gene encoding zinc finger protein 239 codes for MSENEGDLRPDGPEAAQPCGAIPDFFTREASPPGCHHEASHPSPILSSPGTGLEKSPGCAFRKRKEPAVPQRALLGEKPHICVECGQSFNRGSDLSRHRRTHSGEKPHACADCGKGFGRRSHLLQHRRLHTGERPYRCKECGKGFSQSTHLLQHRRNHTGERPYVCAKCGRNFYQNSGLLRHASFHTGEKPYRCPQCGKRFGDSSNLVAHRRLHTGEKPYKCADCDKCFSESSKLVIHRRVHTGEKPYLCPDCGKSFSQRSHLVQHGRIHSGEKPYRCAECGSCFGDNSTLTRHRRTHTGEKPFKCSHCGKSFSRNSYLVSHQRVHGW; via the coding sequence ATGAGTGAAAATGAGGGGGACCTCCGTCCAGATGGCCCAGAAGCAGCCCAACCCTGTGGGGCCATTCCGGACTTTTTCACGAGGGAAGCTTCACCTCCAGGCTGCCACCATGAAGCGTCCCACCCGAGCCCGAtcctcagctccccagggacggggctggagaagagccccGGCTGCGCCTTCCGGAAGCGCAAAGAGCCGGCGGTGCCCCAGCGAGCGCTGCTGGGGGAGAAGCCTCACATCTGCGTCGAGTGCGGGCAGAGCTTTAACCGCGGCTCCGACCTGAGCCGCCACCGGCGCACTCACAGCGGGGAGAAGCCGCACGCCTGCGCCGACTGCGGCAAAGGCTTCGGCCGCCGctcccacctgctccagcaccgtCGCCTGCACACGGGCGAGCGGCCCTACCGCTGCAAGGAGTGCGGGAAGGGCTTCAGCCAGAGCAcgcacctgctgcagcaccggCGCAACCACACCGGCGAGAGGCCCTACGTCTGCGCCAAGTGCGGCAGGAACTTCTACCAGAACTCCGGGCTGCTGCGCCACGCCAGCTTCCACACGGGGGAGAAGCCCTACCGGTGCCCCCAGTGCGGGAAGCGCTTCGGCGACAGCTCCAACCTGGTTGCCCACCGGCGGCTCCACACCGGGGAGAAGCCCTACAAGTGCGCCGACTGCGACAAGTGCTTCAGCGAGAGCTCCAAGCTGGTCATCCACCGGCGCGTCCACACGGGGGAGAAGCCGTACCTGTGCCccgactgtggcaagagcttcagccaGCGCTCGCACCTGGTCCAACACGGTCGCATCCACAGCGGGGAGAAGCCCTACAGGTGTGCTGAGTGCGGCTCCTGTTTCGGTGACAACTCTACCCTCACCCGGCATCGTCGCACCCatactggggagaagccttTCAAATGCTCCCACTGTGGGAAGAGCTTCAGTCGCAACTCCTACTTGGTCTCACACCAGCGGGTGCACGGGTGGTAG